A section of the Verrucomicrobiota bacterium genome encodes:
- the gluQRS gene encoding tRNA glutamyl-Q(34) synthetase GluQRS: protein MPPGTYRGRLAPSPTGYLHQGHVQTFWLAQERARAHHGVLVLRDEDLDGSRARAEFATAMIEDLRWFGFDWQEGPDCGGAYGPYQQSQRLPGYRIVFEQLKAKGAIYPCSCTRKDVQQALQAPHIGQEEPPYPGTCRPGRRGDGNLKPGGRINWRFQVPDGATVGFVDGHYRAQSFVAGKDFGDFVVWRSDGLPSYQLAVVVDDHEMAITEVVRGADLLLSTARQLLIYHALGWEPPAFYHCPLVLDAQGNRLAKRHDALSLRTLRQRGESPENIRRSFPPTGS from the coding sequence ATGCCTCCGGGTACCTATCGCGGCAGACTGGCGCCATCGCCCACGGGGTATTTGCATCAGGGCCACGTGCAGACTTTCTGGCTGGCCCAGGAACGGGCGCGGGCGCATCACGGAGTTTTGGTGTTGCGGGATGAAGATTTGGATGGTTCGCGCGCCCGGGCGGAGTTTGCGACCGCCATGATCGAGGATTTGCGCTGGTTCGGCTTTGATTGGCAGGAAGGACCGGATTGCGGCGGGGCGTATGGGCCGTACCAGCAAAGCCAACGATTGCCAGGTTATCGAATCGTCTTCGAGCAACTCAAAGCAAAGGGCGCGATTTACCCTTGTTCCTGTACGCGTAAAGATGTGCAACAGGCGTTGCAGGCGCCGCATATCGGTCAGGAGGAACCGCCTTACCCCGGCACTTGCCGGCCCGGCAGGAGGGGCGATGGGAATCTCAAACCTGGTGGACGCATCAACTGGCGGTTTCAAGTGCCCGATGGCGCGACCGTTGGTTTTGTGGATGGCCACTATCGCGCGCAATCCTTTGTTGCCGGGAAAGACTTTGGCGATTTTGTCGTCTGGCGAAGTGACGGGCTGCCCAGTTACCAATTGGCGGTAGTGGTGGATGATCATGAGATGGCCATCACGGAGGTGGTGCGCGGCGCGGACCTTTTGTTATCCACGGCGCGACAATTACTGATTTATCATGCTTTGGGATGGGAGCCCCCGGCGTTTTATCATTGCCCGCTGGTCCTGGACGCGCAGGGGAACCGGCTGGCCAAGCGGCATGATGCCCTGAGCCTGCGGACCTTGCGTCAACGTGGGGAGTCGCCTGAAAATATCAGGCGCTCGTTCCCGCCAACCGGTAGTTGA
- a CDS encoding SDR family oxidoreductase translates to MKHIWVTGANGLIGGEILRQQVSAVDFQLRGLTRAEVDLADDSAVAALFRQERPDAIIHCAALSKTGACRQQPELAQLLNVHVTETLAGLAASIPFIFFSTDLVFNGRKGHYAEEDTVDPLCIYSATKVLAEKIVLANLRHTVVRTSLNFGFSDNGQRSFNEEWAQMWQRGETLDLFVDEFRCPIPVEVTAQTVLEILRRGLTGCYHLAGGRRMSRVEMGGLLAEFRAPLPSPMRPSSLADWKGPARAADTSLNCAKLERALNIQLPGLEDWLRQNWARQQALAGGDRE, encoded by the coding sequence ATGAAACATATCTGGGTTACCGGTGCCAATGGCTTGATTGGCGGGGAGATTCTCCGCCAGCAAGTGTCAGCGGTTGATTTTCAGTTGCGCGGTCTTACGCGTGCCGAGGTGGATTTGGCGGATGATAGCGCGGTGGCCGCGTTGTTCCGGCAAGAGCGTCCGGACGCCATCATTCACTGTGCGGCGCTGAGTAAAACCGGCGCCTGCCGCCAACAGCCTGAATTGGCGCAATTGCTCAACGTGCATGTCACGGAAACGCTTGCCGGTCTGGCCGCCTCAATTCCGTTCATCTTCTTCTCCACCGATCTGGTGTTTAACGGGAGAAAAGGTCACTATGCGGAGGAAGATACGGTGGACCCGTTGTGCATCTATTCCGCCACCAAGGTGCTGGCCGAGAAAATTGTATTGGCCAATCTGCGCCATACGGTGGTGCGGACGTCGTTGAACTTTGGCTTTTCAGACAATGGGCAACGCTCGTTTAACGAGGAATGGGCGCAGATGTGGCAACGGGGTGAGACGCTGGACTTGTTTGTGGATGAGTTCCGGTGCCCGATTCCCGTCGAGGTGACCGCACAGACGGTCCTGGAAATTTTGCGGCGCGGTTTGACGGGATGTTACCACCTGGCGGGTGGCAGACGCATGTCTCGGGTGGAGATGGGGGGATTGCTGGCGGAATTTCGGGCACCGTTGCCCTCGCCGATGCGTCCGAGTTCGCTGGCGGATTGGAAGGGGCCAGCCCGCGCGGCGGATACATCGCTGAATTGCGCCAAATTGGAGCGGGCGTTGAACATCCAGTTGCCGGGGCTGGAAGATTGGTTGCGCCAAAACTGGGCGCGCCAGCAGGCCTTGGCTGGCGGTGACCGGGAATAA